GCCTCCAGATGGAGTGAGCCCACAGACAAGGGAAGCAACTTCAGTTCCGCTGAATGGCATGTGCCGGGCAGAAGTGGCCTTAAGAAATGGTTAGACTGATACGCGATAGGTAAGGGTAAAGCTAGAAAACTTACCCAACTCGAACATCGGTGCTCAAACAAACCAACTCAGCTTCCTGTCCAGATGCGCTTTTCTGCATCGCATGGACAATGTTATCATCCGTCACTGCTTCCGCCACCTGGTTTTCTTTGCTGCGATTCGACATAGACGAAGACGATGGCCGAGCAACGTGCCCTCGTGGATCTGTCCGCTTCCTTCGCGGAATGGCCACCATAGCGAACTTCCGAGGGACGGTCGAGCGATTCACAACAAAGACTCCCCAAGAAAACGGCCTGCCAACCTCCACACTGGCAGGACCAGAGAATGAAATGGTCACACCCACATCTGTCACGGAGTAGGCACGTTCCCTGAAAGAGCTCCGGTTGGAGGGAGGATTCCCACTGTTTTGGTTTGGTGTCATAGGGAGACTTGTTGGGCGGTTGCTTCGCTGCAAGGCTTGACTTGGTCCACCAAATGTTGGGTTGAGCGCCATGGAGAAATCCACGTTTGTCCTCCATCTCATGGCGATGCGTGGTTGGCAATTCTCTGCCAGGTTGATTACTGCTTCTAGGGATATGTCTAAGGTGCTGACCATTACGGTCGTCGAGGGATTAGGATCGGGTCCGTATTCGGGGGTTAATTTGTACATCAGGGTAACGTCGTCTCTCGGACGGCATCTTATAGGTGGTTTGAGTCCCGGGACATCGGACAGGGTTTCGATCGTCCCATCGGAAAGGCTCAATTCTGCCTTGTCAAACGTGACATCGCAGTTTATGAATGGAGTCACTTCGAAATCGAGGCTTGCAACCGTGGTGGGCCGACCAGAGTATGAGTTCAGTCGCGAATAACGTATCCTTGCACCTGCCGCGGGTACAACGCGAATCGGGTGCCCAGATTGTTGCTGAACATTATAAATCGGGTCCTCGCTGTAAGTTGCCGGCACAACTCGTAAGAGTCTCGACGCAGGAAGGAATGGGTCCGTACGGCGGTTCTTATCCGTTGATAAGGGCTGCAGGATATTGGTCGACGCAGGAACTAGAGATGGAAGATAGTCATCGTCCCGGGATTCACGTTGTCGACTCTCTGTCGGGTTCAGGCTAGCAGATGCGATGAAAAGAAGCGACGGATGTTGGATGCGAATGCGAGGGCGCTCTGGTATACTATCAGCATGAAAAATCACGTACCCACTCAAATAATCATCCTTACTGAGAAATGCCGGAACATTCCAAATCACATAGACGTGATTTCCACGCCCGTTCTCCCCCTCAAACTCATTATAAACCACCAAAGGGTCTTCGTCCTTCCCACTCACGGCCCCCGAGAAGATCAAGTCCCTTGTCGGTGTCGGGTTCTCCGCAACAGATTCGGCAGGATCAATCGCAAAGGTATCGAGCCGGACTTCGAGATGTTGCAAGTGTTGCCTTAGAC
This Aspergillus chevalieri M1 DNA, chromosome 3, nearly complete sequence DNA region includes the following protein-coding sequences:
- a CDS encoding TRAPP trafficking subunit Trs65 domain-containing protein (COG:S;~EggNog:ENOG410PH9J;~InterPro:IPR024662;~PFAM:PF12735;~go_component: GO:1990071 - TRAPPII protein complex [Evidence IEA];~go_process: GO:0006891 - intra-Golgi vesicle-mediated transport [Evidence IEA]) yields the protein MLGLEVPGEFLRHAVLDTVVPNASDIDLEAALTSALEAGADDLTDVLSYIPQRSVVFFDEFCNARIVLRLSNCSEESLRQHLQHLEVRLDTFAIDPAESVAENPTPTRDLIFSGAVSGKDEDPLVVYNEFEGENGRGNHVYVIWNVPAFLKRPRIRIQHPSLLFIASASLNPTESRQRESRDDDYLPSLVPASTNILQPLSTDKNRRTDPFLPASRLLRVVPATYSEDPIYNVQQQSGHPIRVVPAAGARIRYSRLNSYSGRPTTVASLDFEVTPFINCDVTFDKAELSLSDGTIETLSDVPGLKPPIRCRPRDDVTLMYKLTPEYGPDPNPSTTVMVSTLDISLEAVINLAENCQPRIAMRWRTNVDFSMALNPTFGGPSQALQRSNRPTSLPMTPNQNSGNPPSNRSSFRERAYSVTDVGVTISFSGPASVEVGRPFSWGVFVVNRSTVPRKFAMVAIPRRKRTDPRGHVARPSSSSMSNRSKENQVAEAVTDDNIVHAMQKSASGQEAELVCLSTDVRVGPLLPGTCHSAELKLLPLSVGSLHLEAVRLVDVNTNETTDIRDLPDIVATDWKGPS